The Larimichthys crocea isolate SSNF chromosome XI, L_crocea_2.0, whole genome shotgun sequence genome has a segment encoding these proteins:
- the ccn2a gene encoding CCN family member 2a — MSAGMKKMILVPFLCIMLSYMAVGQECSGQCSCPSTPPQCRPGVSLVLDGCGCCRVCAKQMGELCTEKDLCDPHKGLYCDFGAPINRRIGVCTARDGATCVFGGTVYKSGETFQSSCKYQCTCLDGAVGCVPLCSMDVRLPSPDCPMPRRVKVPGKCCEEWECDSPYRPTFMGSALAAYREEETYGPDPSMMRENCLVQTTEWSACSKTCGLGISTRVTNDNRDCRLEKQTRLCMVRPCESQLEQSIRKGKKCIRTPRLSKPMKFEISGCTTTKSYRPKFCGVCLDGRCCTPHRTTTLPMEFKCPDGQVMKKHMMFIKSCACHHNCPGENDIFESMYYKKMMGDMA, encoded by the exons atgtcTGCTGGAATGAAGAAGATGATTTTGGTGCCTTTCCTGTGCATCATGCTCTCATACATG GCTGTAGGTCAGGAGTGCAGCGGCCAGTGTTCGTGCCCTTCCACTCCCCCTCAGTGCCGCCCAGGAGTGAGCCTGGTGCTGGACggctgtggctgctgcaggGTGTGTGCCAAACAGATGGGGGAGCTCTGCACAGAGAAAGACCTCTGTGACCCACACAAAGGCCTCTACTGTGACTTCGGAGCCCCCATTAACAGACGCATAGGAGTGTGCACAG CTCGTGATGGAGCCACCTGTGTGTTCGGAGGCACAGTGTACAAGAGTGGAGAGACTTTCCAGAGCAGCTGCAAGTACCAGTGTACCTGTCTGGATGGAGCTGTTGGCTGTGTCCCTCTATGCTCTATGGACGTCAGGCTGCCCAGCCCCGACTGCCCCATGCCAAGACGAGTCAAGGTGCCAGGGAAGTGCTGTGAGGAGTGGGAGTGCGATTCTCCCTACAGGCCCACCTTCATGGGCTCTGCTTTGGCTG cctacagagaggaggagacctATGGCCCAGATCCTTCCATGATGAGGGAGAACTGCCTGGTTCAGACTACTGAATGGAGTGCATGCTCTAAGACTTGCGGCCTTGGGATCTCAACCAGGGTCACCAATGATAACCGCGACTGCCGCCTGGAGAAACAGACCCGGTTGTGCATGGTGCGACCATGCGAGTCACAGCTGGAGCAGAGCATTCGG aaaggaaaaaagtgCATCCGTACTCCCAGACTCTCCAAGCCCATGAAGTTTGAGATCTCTGGCTGCACCACAACCAAGTCCTACAGGCCAAAGTTCTGTGGCGTTTGCCTGGATGGCCGCTGCTGCACCCCCCACAGAACCACCACCCTGCCCATGGAGTTCAAATGCCCCGATGGACAGGTGATGAAGAAGCACATGATGTTCATCAAGTCCTGCGCCTGCCACCACAACTGCCCCGGGGAGAACGATATCTTCGAGTCCATGTATTACAAGAAGATGATGGGAGACATGGCATGA
- the LOC104927385 gene encoding chromogranin-A: MIGRGLFVLTILSNCALSLPLTPSQLENEDVKVMKCIVEALADVLSRPHPTPVSQECLVTLKTDDRLVSILRHHNFLKELQAIAVQGGQDRAQLQREAVTLDPMTQTPRPTGDIADRSMLEALGGPGERSILSEKRGTGNGDGDEEKDESMGDEESQEEKDAAEEVLVKTKNEERPRSHVSESVDEKKEEEEDEEEEEYEDKRGRSEDISEENMTKDKKGVGSEERRDEPRNKSKEKKFDEEDEGGKDKRSSAFSHKQEEKQAEEEDEEETKRGSRESLKRWTKRGKALALKKKAVGKDVQQLDNQQDVPHHSKEVTEEEDEEEEEKKRGMLRSPEEKELQMIARRGPEERRVSEEEGSASRKSEEPEIESLAAIESELENVAQKLHELRRG; the protein is encoded by the exons atGATCGGGAGAGGACTGTTCGTTTTGACAATACTGTCCAATTGCG CTCTGTCATTGCCACTGACTCCAAGTCAGCTGGAGAATGAGGACGTAAAG GTGATGAAATGCATTGTGGAGGCGTTGGCAGATGTTCTATCAAGGCCCCACCCCACGCCTGTCAGTCAGGAGTGTTTGGTCACACTGAAGACAG ACGACAGGCTTGTTTCTATCCTTCGCCATCATAACTTTCTCAAGGAGCTGCAGGCGATTGCTGTCCAAG GTGGTCAAGACAGAGCTCAGCTGCAGAGGGAGGCTGTTACACTTGACCCAATGACACAAACTCCTCGGCCTACGGGTGACATTGCTG ATCGATCCATGTTGGAAGCTTTAGGAGGCCCCGGTGAGAGATCCATCCTGTCTGAGAAGAGGGGGACAGGAAATGGAGACGGAGACGAAGAAAAGGATGAAAGCATGGGAGATGAAGAGtcacaggaggagaaagacGCTGCTGAAGAGGTGCTAGTGAAGACGAAAAATGAAGAGAGGCCAAGAAGTCATGTCTCTGAGTCTGTGGacgagaagaaggaggaagaagaagatgaagaagaagaagagtatgAAGATAAAAGAGGACGTTCAGAGGATATTTCAGAGGAAAACATGACCAAAGATAAGAAAG GTGTTGGATCTGAAGAAAGGAGAGATGAACccagaaacaaatcaaaagagaaGAAGTTTGACGAAGAAGATGAAGGGGGAAAAGACAAGAGATCTTCAGCTTTCTCACATAAACAAGAGGAGAAACAGgcggaagaggaggatgaagaggagacgAAGAGAGGGAGCAGGGAGAGCCTAAAGCGATGGACCAAGAGAGGCAAGGCCCTGGCGCTGAAGAAGAAAGCAGTCGGAAAGGATGTGCAGCAGCTCGACAACCAGCAGGACGTGCCACATCATTCGAAAGaagtcacagaggaagaagatgaggaggaggaggagaagaaaagaggcaTGCTGAGGAGTCCAGAGGAGAAGGAGCTGCAGATGATTGCTAGAAGAGgacctgaggagaggagagtgtcGGAGGAAGAGGGGAGCGCCAGCCGGAAGTCAGAG GAGCCAGAGATTGAAAGCCTGGCAGCCATCGAGTCAGAGCTGGAAAACGTTGCCCAGAAACTCCACGAGCTGCGACGAGGCTGA
- the LOC109143071 gene encoding phospholipase B1, membrane-associated produces the protein MERLWIAVATCVLTSCTVKGNDWWWKYEEGIRQYSTEALNKEFPEKTRPVSFKHPVFQCPDMTPSHSVPSSVEYVKAADIKVIAALGDSLTTGIGANASTVLGIPIEFRHVSWSIGGYGSFQDAITLANIIKLFNPNLVGAAPGKTVHGMQAHISETGFNLAVTGHNTFNLPGQTRHLIDTLRDYEGLNFEEDWKLLTILMGMNDICDYCKDKALFSVDNFIHYMTVSLEMLMNEVPRMIVNVVQILPMQTLREVHKPTPGCLLQRSFCSCLIEPVTGSPELRELVRVNLEFQKRLEKLLYSDHFFKDDFAVVLQPFLKDADPPRLSNGKIDMTFFTHDCFHFTIKGHEELAKGLWNNMFQPEGGKMIVSSFSDPITLICPPLEHPYIFTRPTAAKSGQPQLQSDALSQAAASLLLSLLVGLGRLGLV, from the exons ATGGAGAGGCTTTGGATCGCCGTGGCAACGTGTGTGCTCACGTCCTGCACTGTCAAAG GCAACGACTGGTGGTGGAAGTATGAGGAGGGGATACGACAGTACAGCACGGAGGCCCTCAATAAG GAGTTTCCAGAGAAAACTCGACCGGTGAGCTTCAAACATCCTGTGTTCCAGTGCCCTGATATGACTCCCTCTCACTCTGTCCCCTCCTCAG TTGAATATGTGAAGGCGGCAGATATCAAAGTCATCGCCGCCCTGGGAGATTCACTGACA acgGGTATAGGTGCCAACGCAAGCACTGTCCTCGGGATTCCCATTGAGTTTCGTCATGTGTCGTGGAG TATTGGAGGCTACGGATCATTTCAGGATGCCATTACTTTAGCAA ATATCATCAAGCTGTTCAATCCCAATCTGGTCGGTGCTGCTCCTGGCAAAACAGTGCACGGGATGCAGGCTCATATCAGTGAAACAGGCTTCAACCTGGCTGTGACTGGACACAACACATT cAACCTCCCCGGCCAGACGAGACATTTGATTGACACTCTGAGAGATTATGAG GGTCTGAACTTTGAGGAGGACTGGAAGCTTTTGACCATTCTCATGGGCATGAATGACATTTGTGATTACTGCAAAGATAag GCTCTGTTTTCAGTGGATAACTTCATTCACTATATGACCGTCTCGTTGGAAATGCTAATGAACGAG GTTCCTCGTATGATTGTTAACGTCGTTCAGATCCTGCCCATGCAGACTCTGAGGGAGGTGCATAAACCCACCCCAGGGTGCCTGCTCCAAAG GTCTTTCTGCTCGTGCCTGATAGAACCAGTCACCGGGTCTCCTGAACTGAGAGAGCTGGTACGAGTCAATCTAGAGTTCCAG AAAAGACTTGAGAAGCTGCTGTACAGTGACCATTTCTTCAAGGACGACTTTGCTGTTGTGCTTCAGCCCTTTCTAAAAGACGCTGACCCTCCCCGTCTCTCG AATGGGAAGATCGATATGACCTTCTTCACTCACGACTGCTTTCACTTCACCATAAAGGGGCATGAGGAACTGGCCAAGGGGCTGTGGAACAACATG TTTCAGCCTGAGGGAGGAAAGATGATTGTGAGCAGTTTCTCTGACCCCATCACTCTCATCTGTCCACCTTTG GAACATCCATATATCTTTACCCGACCGACTGCGGCCAAGTCAGGCCAGCCTCAGCTGCAGTCTGATGCTCTGTCACAGGCAGCCGCCTCCCTGCTGCTCTCGCTCCTCGTGGGTTTGGGACGTCTTGGACTTGTGTAG
- the sel1l gene encoding protein sel-1 homolog 1: protein MGYTRYLKTASTVYIFTVLLLVFTRGVTADEEQQDGPELKSYHDPESEEEDIRLASEIVAGASVTSGHEVSPTEEEKQTPVDGLLEGEEKEDLPEQPPPVEEKPKEVPVVNGGTAHGEPCIFPFLFQGTEYYDCTTDGRGDGRLWCATSYDYDQDKKWGFCETEEQAQQRLQAEEAEEQYQTVLRMLNATTRKTQKKELYEKLLKVAEKGHQKAMEKVAYAMLFGDYMNQNVTKAKEMFEKLAIEGSPKAQTALGFLYAAGLGVNSSQAKALVYYTFGALGGNLVAHMILGYRYWGGVGVPQSCESALTHYRLVANQVASDVSLTGGSAVQRIRLLDEVENPGSTSGMLEEDLIQYYQFLAEKGDVQAQVGLGQLHLHGGRGVEQNHQRAYDYFTQAANAGNTHAMAFLGKMYSEGSEFLPQNNETALQYFKKASDLGNPVGQSGLGMAYLYGRGVPVNYELALKYFQKAAEQGWVDGQLQLGTMYYNGIGVKRDYKQALKFFNLASQAGHILAFYNLAQMHATGTGVMRSCHTAVELFKNVCERGRWSERLMTAYGSFKEGETDAALVQYLLLAEQGYEVAQSNVAFVLDQKGAKIFSENETYPRALLHWTRAAAQGYTVARIKLGDYHFYGYGTDVDYETAVIHYRLASEQQHSAQAMFNLGYMHEKGLGIKQDIHLAKRFYDMAAEASPDAQVPVFLALCKLGLIYTLQYLQDLNLKELISQVDLDQLLGPEWDLYLMTVIALLLGTVIAYRQRQHQIIVPPRPPAPAPAPPPRPPQEQSQAQAEPQGEGETQAQGAAQEEEEEEEEQQQQQQQ, encoded by the exons ATGGGCTATACGAGGTATTTAAAGACGGCGAGCACGGTTTATATCTTCACCGTCCTGCTGCTGGTCTTCACCAGAGGAGTCACAGCTG ATGAAGAGCAACAGGACGGACCAGAGCTGAAG TCTTACCATGACCCAGAATCCGAAGAGGAAGACATTCGTCTGGCATCGGAAATTGTGGCTGGCGCTTCCGTGACCTCTGGTCATGAGGTTTCTCcgacagaagaggagaaacagacaCCCGTGGATGGACTactggagggagaggagaaggaggacctGCCCGAGCAGCCTCCCCCAGTCGAGGAGAAACCTAAAGAGG TTCCTGTGGTGAATGGAGGTACAGCCCATGGAGAACCCTGCATCTTCCCATTCCTCTTCCAGGGGACGGAGTACTATGACTGTACCACTGATGGACGGGGGGATGGACGGCTCTGGTGCGCCACAAGCTACGACTATGACCAGGACAAGAAGTGGGGTTTCTGTGAGA cGGAGGAGCAGGCGCAGCAGAGACTGCaggcagaggaggcagaggagcagTATCAAACTGTCCTGCGTATGCTCAATGCAACCACCAGGAAGACCCAGAAGAAAGA ATTATATGAAAAGCTGCTGAAAGTGGCGGAGAAAGGCCACCAGAAAGCCATGGAGAAGGTGGCGTACGCCATGCTGTTTGGTGACTACATGAACCAGAATGTCACCAAGGCCAAAGAAATGTTTGAGAAGCTCGCCATTGAGGGCTCGCCTAAAGCTCAGACG GCTCTTGGCTTTCTGTATGCAGCAGGACTCGGAGTTAACTCAAGTCAGGCTAAG GCCTTGGTTTACTACACCTTCGGCGCACTGGGTGGAAACTTGGTAGCACATATGATTCTG GGATACAGATACTGGGGAGGTGTGGGTGTTCCCCAGAGCTGTGAGTCAGCACTAACCCACTACAGGCTTGTGGCAAATCAGG TTGCCAGTGATGTGTCCCTGACTGGAGGCTCAGCGGTGCAGAGGATCAGGCTGTTAGATGAGGTGGAGAACCCAGGATCTACCAGCGGGATGTTGGAGGAGGACTTGATCCAGTATTATCAGTTTCTAGCTGAGAAAGGAGATGTACAAGCTCAG GTGGGGTTAGGTCAGTTACACCTGCATGGAGGACGTGGAGTCGAACAGAATCATCAG AGGGCGTATGACTACTTCACCCAGGCTGCAAATGCAGGGAACACACACGCTATGGCGTTCCTCGGCAAG ATGTACTCAGAAGGCAGTGAGTTTCTCCCTCAGAACAACGAGACAGCCCTGCAGTACTTTAAGAAGGCCTCTGACTTG GGTAATCCAGTGGGACAGAGTGGCTTGGGCATGGCCTACCTATATGGACGAGGTGTCCCAGTG aACTATGAGCTGGCACTGAAATACTTCCAGAAGGCAGCAGAGCAGGGATGGGTGGACGGACAACTCCAGCTGGGCACCATGTATTACA ATGGCATCGGTGTGAAGCGTGATTACAAGCAAGCACTTAAATTCTTCAACCTGGCCTCGCAGGCAGGCCACATCCTGGCTTTCTACAACTTAGCCCAGATGCACGCTACTGGTACTGGTGTGATGCGTTCCTGCCACACTGCTGTGGAG CTTTTCAAGAACGTGTGTGAGCGCGGTCGCTGGTCAGAGCGCCTCATGACGGCCTACGGCAGCTTTAAGGAGGGTGAGACTGATGCTGCGCTGGTCCAGTATCTGCTGCTGGCTGAACAGGGCTATGAGGTGGCCCAGAGCAACGTGGCCTTCGTTCTGGACCaga AAGGAGCAAAGATCTTCAGTGAGAATGAGACCTACCCTCGTGCTTTGCTCCACTGGACAAGAGCTGCAGCACAAG GTTACACTGTGGCGAGGATCAAACTCGGAGACTACCACTTCTACGGCTACGGGACAGATGTGGACTACGAGACGGCGGTCATCCACTACAGACTGGcatcagagcagcagcacagcgcCCAGGCCATGTTCAATCTGGGGTACATGCATGAGAAAGGCCTGGGCATCAAACAG GACATTCATTTAGCCAAGCGTTTCTACGACATGGCTGCTGAAGCCAGTCCTGATGCCCAGGTCCCGGTTTTCCTGGCCCTGTGCAAGCTGGGCCTGATTTACACTCTGCAGTACCTGCAGGATCTTAAC TTGAAGGAGCTGATCTCTCAGGTGGACTTGGACCAGCTTCTGGGCCCAGAGTGGGATCTCTACCTCATGACGGTCATCGCCCTGCTGTTAGGCACGGTCATCGCCTACAGACAACGCCAACACCAAATCATAGTTCCCCCTCGCCCGCCCGCTCCTGCCCCGGCGCCGCCTCCTAGACCACCTCAGGAACAGTCGCAAGCCCAGGCTGAGCCCCAGGGCGAGGGAGAAACACAAGCCCAGGGCGCAGcccaggaggaagaggaggaggaggaggagcagcagcaacaacagcagcagtga